In bacterium, the genomic window TACTTTAGGTTTACGATGGCGGCGATAACATCTTTTTCGTGCGGTGTTTCGGCTTTCACGACCTTTTCCCTCAGGATCAAATATCCAAGGTTAAAATATGCCTCGGCGAAATTTTTGTTGAAGTTGATCGCCTTTTCCAATTCCTGGAACGCCTCGTCGTACATATCTTTCTCAAGATAGGCAAGGCCCAGGTCGAGATAGTAATCAGCGTTCCTTGGAGCCAGGTACAAAGCCCTCGTGAACTGGGCGATGGCGTGATCCATATCGCCTAATTTCCTGTATACGTACCCAAGATTCCGGTGAGCGTCCGTCAGGTTCTGATCGATCCGTATCGCGTCCGTGAACGATTTTTTCGCTTCCTGGAAAAATCCCTTACCCATGAAAATAACACCGATCTTGTTAAAGGCATCGGCGTGCATGCCTTTCTTGACATTCTCCACCAGCCGCAGCAGGTGGGACAGTGATTCGATCTGCTCGTTATGGATCGACTGTATCAGATCGATCAGGGTTTTTTCGCGGATCTGGTAATCGTATTGTTTTTCCCTTACGTCAAGGATCCTCCCGGATTTGAAGGTTTGTGAGACAATCTTGGATTGCCTTGGTTCCGCGCACGTCTCAATGTGATAGATATCCTTATCAAACTTGACCGCGCTGTCCAGACCATAGGTTCTATTCATGGGTATCTATTCCTTTCTTTTTCTTCGTTCCTGCTGCCAGGCGAAATAAAGACGTTGCTCCCGCGTATTCAGCCTCAGTCGCCGCAGGGTCGAATATACCTTCCAGACGCTCAGTGAGGAAAAATGGTATGGCGCGCCCTGCAATATCTTTTTAAGCTGCGAGGCATTTGAAAGGGGACTGTTCATAACAATGGAACGGACGGCTTCTTCAAGCGTCGGTTTTTTCTGCGGGATATTCCTGGGTTTCATCGCTGCGCTTTGAGGCACTTTTTCTCCACCTATGACCGGCATTGATATACCGGCATGCTTTACTGCTTCATCAACACTGGTGAAATACTTGGTTACCTTGTTCAGATCAAGGAGTTTGTAAATGGAAAGGACGTCGCTTGCCATATTGGCGAAGAAAATATCGCCTCCCTTGTCGCGATTTTCCTTGATCCGACCAAGGATCACACCCCACCCGGCTGACGCGATGAACTTGACTCCCCCAAAATCCAGTATGAACAGGTTAATGTCTTTGCCCAGGACCAACAATTTTTCTTTCAACAAGTGCGCGGTTGCCGAATCGATAAAGCCGTGCAGAACGAGCACCGCGCCTTTATTTTCCCTCCCTAATAGATGAGCCTGAATCTTTAGACTATCAGTTTCCATCGTGCTTTACCGCCTCTTTCCATTCTTGCCGTTCTTTGCCAGGTTTTTAACAAGGATTATTTCATTATAGCCATCCACCCTGCGGAACCGCACCTTGTCCACAAGGCGCTCCATCATTATCATCCCCAGTCCACCTTCGATCTTTTTTTCGATCAGTTCCTCCAGCGTTCTTTTCTGGACCCTGGTTGGTTC contains:
- a CDS encoding tetratricopeptide repeat protein, producing the protein MNRTYGLDSAVKFDKDIYHIETCAEPRQSKIVSQTFKSGRILDVREKQYDYQIREKTLIDLIQSIHNEQIESLSHLLRLVENVKKGMHADAFNKIGVIFMGKGFFQEAKKSFTDAIRIDQNLTDAHRNLGYVYRKLGDMDHAIAQFTRALYLAPRNADYYLDLGLAYLEKDMYDEAFQELEKAINFNKNFAEAYFNLGYLILREKVVKAETPHEKDVIAAIVNLKYASLLDTRYQVEPYKDAMQLLEQKDFSRAVSRLTKFKAEMRKTDIHEFIYDFELFTKFSDLKEVAITVDEYIDKMHHKVDSTPQYADLWNALGKAYLIKMRSLFNAAQTHFKKAVEINPDYVQAKRNLELVENEIKGFMLLLRAILK
- a CDS encoding STAS domain-containing protein; the encoded protein is METDSLKIQAHLLGRENKGAVLVLHGFIDSATAHLLKEKLLVLGKDINLFILDFGGVKFIASAGWGVILGRIKENRDKGGDIFFANMASDVLSIYKLLDLNKVTKYFTSVDEAVKHAGISMPVIGGEKVPQSAAMKPRNIPQKKPTLEEAVRSIVMNSPLSNASQLKKILQGAPYHFSSLSVWKVYSTLRRLRLNTREQRLYFAWQQERRKRKE